A window from Opitutia bacterium ISCC 52 encodes these proteins:
- a CDS encoding TIGR04283 family arsenosugar biosynthesis glycosyltransferase, with protein sequence MSQVISIVIPVLNEALCLDRLLRSFDEHKDLDVIVVDGGSSDVTPAVMRKYPFVRYVHAPAGRGIQLNHGATIAKGDIFWFLHADSELSQGWKQEIRETISLSRVIAGCFRLEFDDRHWLLRLFCFFSRWNHPLMTYGDQGYFMRREVFESVGGFKNYPILEDLEKQCRLRRQGRWFKSPLPLITSARRFRTMGILRQQLKNIGIVSLYLAGASPFWLSRFYKPQSQLKATDQSASLNPTALSESLSRKGRFTKFPFSLRS encoded by the coding sequence GTGAGTCAAGTCATCTCCATTGTGATCCCTGTATTGAACGAGGCTCTTTGTCTCGATCGCTTGCTACGGTCATTTGATGAGCACAAAGACCTAGACGTAATTGTGGTTGATGGAGGGAGCTCTGATGTTACTCCTGCTGTGATGCGGAAATATCCATTCGTGCGATATGTGCATGCGCCGGCTGGAAGGGGGATTCAATTAAATCATGGAGCTACGATCGCCAAAGGTGATATCTTTTGGTTCCTCCATGCCGATAGTGAACTTAGCCAAGGATGGAAGCAGGAGATTCGCGAGACCATAAGTCTTTCCCGAGTGATAGCAGGGTGCTTTCGGCTGGAGTTTGACGACAGGCACTGGCTGTTGCGTCTCTTTTGCTTTTTTAGTCGGTGGAATCACCCGTTGATGACCTATGGTGATCAGGGCTATTTCATGCGACGAGAGGTCTTTGAGAGCGTTGGAGGGTTCAAGAACTATCCCATTCTTGAAGACCTGGAAAAGCAGTGTCGCCTGCGGCGTCAGGGGCGCTGGTTCAAATCCCCCTTACCCTTGATCACCTCTGCCCGTCGATTCAGGACCATGGGTATTCTGCGCCAGCAACTGAAAAATATAGGCATTGTCAGTTTATACCTGGCGGGTGCTTCTCCATTTTGGCTGAGCCGCTTCTACAAGCCCCAGTCTCAACTCAAAGCAACTGACCAGTCTGCTTCCTTAAACCCTACGGCATTGAGTGAGTCGCTTAGTAGGAAAGGCCGTTTTACAAAGTTCCCATTTTCGCTCAGGAGTTGA
- a CDS encoding 4Fe-4S dicluster domain-containing protein, translated as MQHVIDKNSLGPKAHALTQGVEACVHCGFCLPTCPTYDELGEEINSPRGRIFIMKEVLEGTVPIEEALDPIDNCLGCDACITACPSGVEYDHLITAFRSKAETERKQPFGRKLFRSIILNTLPYATRAKWAFRMGGLVRPLAGILPKSLRPALDLLPAKLPTQESLPDIFPATGEKRGRVALLTGCVQQVLAPEINKATLEVLSANGIETVIPKDQACCGALALHTGIEEHARKTARQLIRSIPKDVDALITNAAGCGSGISEYSILLAGEPDEEEATALAAKTKDISTYLQEVGLISPPSLESSMHVVYHDACHLAHAQRETAAPRAILNAIPNLKLLEPPEWEICCGSAGIYNIEKPDVAQSLGKRKASNLMSTQPDAVALGNIGCMTQIQKHLESYETPPPVLHTVQILARAYGMEK; from the coding sequence ATGCAGCACGTCATTGATAAAAACTCTCTCGGACCCAAAGCACATGCATTAACCCAAGGCGTTGAAGCCTGTGTCCATTGTGGATTTTGCCTACCGACCTGTCCGACCTACGATGAACTGGGCGAAGAAATCAACTCTCCGAGAGGTCGCATCTTCATCATGAAGGAAGTGCTGGAAGGAACAGTACCTATTGAGGAAGCTTTAGACCCCATCGATAATTGCCTGGGTTGCGATGCCTGCATCACAGCCTGCCCGTCTGGTGTTGAATACGACCACTTGATCACTGCCTTTCGATCGAAAGCAGAAACAGAAAGAAAGCAGCCTTTTGGCAGGAAACTATTCCGTAGTATAATATTGAATACGCTACCCTACGCTACTCGAGCAAAGTGGGCGTTTCGTATGGGAGGTCTCGTTCGACCCTTGGCAGGGATCCTGCCCAAGTCATTGCGTCCGGCACTGGATCTATTGCCAGCGAAGTTGCCTACTCAGGAATCTTTACCAGACATTTTTCCAGCGACCGGTGAAAAGCGAGGACGGGTCGCACTGTTGACCGGCTGCGTGCAGCAAGTGTTGGCTCCAGAGATTAACAAAGCAACCTTGGAAGTTCTCAGTGCCAATGGAATCGAAACGGTGATCCCGAAAGACCAGGCATGCTGCGGAGCCCTCGCTTTGCATACCGGAATTGAAGAGCACGCGAGGAAGACTGCCCGCCAGCTCATCCGCTCCATTCCAAAGGATGTCGATGCACTGATCACCAATGCAGCAGGTTGCGGATCGGGTATCAGCGAATATTCGATCCTCCTTGCTGGCGAGCCAGATGAGGAGGAAGCAACTGCTCTAGCGGCCAAAACAAAGGATATTAGTACCTACCTTCAAGAAGTCGGACTCATCTCCCCTCCGAGCCTGGAAAGCTCGATGCACGTAGTCTACCACGATGCCTGCCACCTGGCTCACGCTCAGCGTGAAACAGCCGCCCCACGAGCAATTCTCAACGCCATCCCCAATTTGAAACTACTGGAACCCCCTGAATGGGAAATTTGCTGCGGATCAGCAGGCATTTACAATATTGAAAAGCCAGATGTGGCCCAATCATTGGGAAAACGAAAGGCCTCCAATTTGATGTCAACTCAGCCAGATGCAGTTGCCCTGGGCAATATTGGCTGCATGACACAAATCCAGAAACACTTGGAATCTTACGAGACCCCACCCCCCGTTTTGCATACGGTACAGATCCTGGCCCGCGCGTATGGCATGGAGAAATAA
- a CDS encoding FAD-binding protein → MGQPIEIPSSVDDLISQVKSLSEVIPRGSGTKPSLWKSHETTTLIDTRQLSGIVEYQPSEYTITVQAGTLLSEVVEALAENGQYLPFDPPMAEEGATVGGTVAAGLSGPGAYRYGPLKDFIIGVRFVDGLGNFVRGGGKVVKNAAGFDFPKLFNGSLGRLGILTEVSFKVFPEPQSYVTLQTRFESHQDALSILPILKGYDLEGVELDNQLNLQLRLGFQEATMDARKKGLESLINKDLSLTFGEPEQDLWKSIKGFKWAQDNRPLFKVATHPHSALTFLNALQLENWNLHLTNGGKTLYLSGPADDESSSLDEILKTQKLTGLQIKGPIDPHPLIGNTSSVPFINRVQKALDPENRFLTFSPSTSEVAS, encoded by the coding sequence ATGGGGCAGCCAATCGAAATACCCTCTTCAGTTGACGATCTCATATCGCAGGTTAAGTCCCTATCTGAAGTTATCCCTCGTGGTAGCGGGACCAAACCTTCCCTGTGGAAATCACATGAGACAACCACGTTGATTGATACCCGGCAACTTTCCGGCATCGTTGAATACCAGCCCTCCGAATACACCATTACGGTTCAAGCAGGCACCCTCCTTAGCGAGGTAGTCGAAGCTTTGGCAGAAAACGGACAATACCTTCCCTTTGATCCACCTATGGCTGAAGAAGGTGCAACGGTAGGAGGTACTGTAGCAGCAGGCCTATCAGGTCCAGGCGCTTACCGCTACGGCCCACTCAAAGACTTTATAATTGGCGTCCGGTTTGTAGATGGCCTGGGAAACTTCGTCCGAGGCGGAGGCAAAGTTGTTAAGAATGCAGCGGGGTTCGACTTTCCAAAATTATTCAATGGCAGCTTGGGTCGATTAGGCATTTTGACGGAAGTATCGTTCAAAGTATTTCCCGAACCTCAATCCTACGTCACATTACAAACCCGTTTTGAAAGCCACCAGGACGCCCTTTCTATCCTCCCAATCCTCAAGGGCTATGACCTCGAAGGAGTCGAATTGGACAACCAGCTAAACCTCCAACTCAGACTGGGATTCCAGGAGGCGACGATGGATGCTCGCAAGAAGGGACTCGAATCCCTGATCAATAAAGACCTAAGCTTGACCTTTGGCGAACCCGAGCAAGACCTATGGAAGTCCATCAAAGGATTCAAGTGGGCTCAAGACAATCGGCCACTCTTCAAAGTCGCTACACATCCACATTCCGCATTAACGTTTCTTAATGCACTCCAACTTGAAAATTGGAACCTTCACCTGACCAACGGTGGGAAAACGCTTTATTTGAGTGGTCCTGCAGACGATGAAAGTTCGAGCTTAGACGAGATTCTTAAAACTCAGAAACTAACCGGACTTCAAATAAAAGGACCGATAGATCCGCATCCCCTGATTGGGAATACTTCTTCAGTACCCTTTATCAACCGGGTTCAAAAAGCCCTGGATCCCGAAAATCGTTTTCTTACTTTTTCCCCATCGACCTCGGAGGTAGCGAGCTAG
- a CDS encoding Spx/MgsR family RNA polymerase-binding regulatory protein → MIKVYTYKKCSTCRKATQWLSSQGFEFDERAIRDTPPTKKELETMLKAYEGELRKLFNTSGLDYRAQNLKDKLSSMSKLEAFQLLSENGNFVKRPFLLSDSLNAVGFKEADWSVALS, encoded by the coding sequence ATGATCAAAGTTTATACTTACAAAAAATGCAGTACCTGCCGTAAGGCCACTCAATGGCTTAGCTCCCAAGGGTTTGAATTTGACGAACGCGCTATACGAGACACACCGCCGACTAAGAAAGAGTTGGAGACTATGCTCAAGGCATATGAGGGAGAGTTGAGGAAGTTGTTTAACACTTCAGGCTTGGACTACCGTGCACAGAACTTAAAAGACAAGCTATCAAGCATGAGTAAATTAGAAGCTTTTCAACTCCTGAGCGAAAATGGGAACTTTGTAAAACGGCCTTTCCTACTAAGCGACTCACTCAATGCCGTAGGGTTTAAGGAAGCAGACTGGTCAGTTGCTTTGAGTTGA
- a CDS encoding cell wall hydrolase yields MKTHILNKMALTVILGVGILNAAQAYSPDPWARQIIAACLILEASDQGERGMIAVANVMNNRAGGNRSRIYREVKKPYAFTSLNAASTGRTGNRGYAGHVTRASRDPNWKIALGVVDRMYAGSLGDLTQGATHYSLVNEHVSWMRSMRLTVVIGSHKFLRKS; encoded by the coding sequence ATGAAAACACATATTCTAAATAAGATGGCCTTAACGGTCATTCTCGGGGTTGGCATTTTAAACGCTGCCCAGGCATACTCACCCGATCCATGGGCACGCCAAATCATTGCCGCCTGCCTCATTCTTGAAGCCTCCGATCAAGGTGAACGGGGTATGATTGCCGTCGCAAATGTGATGAACAATCGTGCCGGTGGAAATCGGTCTCGTATTTACCGGGAAGTTAAGAAGCCTTATGCTTTTACTTCTTTAAATGCAGCCTCAACAGGTAGAACTGGAAACAGAGGGTATGCTGGTCACGTAACACGCGCCTCCCGCGATCCGAATTGGAAAATCGCTCTTGGAGTGGTCGACCGGATGTACGCAGGATCATTAGGCGACCTAACACAGGGTGCCACCCACTACTCCTTGGTAAACGAGCACGTAAGCTGGATGAGAAGCATGCGCCTCACCGTGGTAATCGGGAGCCACAAATTTCTTCGGAAGAGCTAG